In the genome of Crassostrea angulata isolate pt1a10 chromosome 6, ASM2561291v2, whole genome shotgun sequence, the window ATGCGTAATAGTCGATGTAATGATATCAACATGCAAAATGGACATAAAAATAACTTCATTTTCGAGGCTCTGTGAGACACCTTGTGTGCAAATACTGTAAAACAGCCCTGATACATGTGGAAATGAATAGATCTACACCGGTGATGTACGTTggttaaatttttcatttcatttgcaGGTCGTCGCCATTATGCCTGATGGCCATGTACGGGTGGGGTTATTTCCGACACTATCAGAAACAATAGTGTGCCAGCTGGGCACTGTGGCTGAACTCCCCCGTACAGCAACAAAGTCTTGGAAAAGTGGGAAGAAGACCGCCTTTCGGGTACGTCAAAACCTATATATTGGTGAAATGTTTTAGAATGTATGTCTAAAATGtctgttttggaaaaaaattctttgcccGGTTGCCGGTAAGCGCTGGGCCCTTGGTCCTATTTTTTCAAGCTTCGgtcatgtataatttttgtaatgttcATGTATAATTCTTGTAATGTTAGAACATTCGACTAATGGAGGTGTTTTTTTGCAGGCAGCCAAGGCAGCCGCCGCAGCCTCCAAGGAATCCCCCGCAGCCTCCTCCTCCAAGGAATCCCCCGCAGCCTCCTCCTCCAAGGACTCGGCCAGGAAGAAACGAAAGGTAAGAACTCAACCTAATTTGTTTGGTTGTTTGTTGCTATGAAACCTTTAATAAcaccaacatttatttttgttggccTTACCGGCCCAGAACGCAGTGTATCATCAGTAGTGTGTTTGGATATTTGATTATTGAACATTCGACTAATGGAGATGTTTTTTTGCAGGTGGCCAATAGCCCTGAACTCGAACCCCCCGCAGCATCCTCCTCCTCCGAGGACTCGGCAGGCAGGCAACCCTCTGAGAAAGGAACGGTAAGAACCCAACCTAATTTGTTGTGTGCACAATTTCGTGTATACATTGGACaatatataaccgatgatacattgtgtatacttggtgtacACGGCCTATACacttgtataatttttgtaatgttcATGTATAATTCTTGTAATGTTAGAACATTCGACTAAtggagatgttttttttttgcaggcaGCCAAGGCAGCCGCCGCAGCCTCCAAGGAATCCCCCGCAGCCTCCTCCTCCAAGGACTCGGCCAGGAAGAAACGAAAGGTAAGAACCCAACCTAATTTGTTTGGTTGTTTGTTGCTATGAAACCTTTAATAAcaccaacatttatttttgttggccTTACCGGCCCAGAACGCAGTGTATCATCAGTAGTGTGTTTGGATATTTGATTATTGAACATTCGACTAATGGAGATGTTTTTTTGCAGGTGGCCAATAGCCCTGAACTCGAACCCCCCGCAGCATCCTCCTCCTCCGAGGACTCGGCAGGCAGGCAACCCTCTGAGAAAGGAACGGTAAGAACCCAACCTAATTTGTTGTGTGCACAATTTCGTGTATACATTGGACaatatataaccgatgatacattgtgtatacttggtgtacACGGCCTATACacttgtataatttttgtaatgttcATGTATAATTCTTGTAATGTTAGAACATTCGACTAATGGAGATGTTTTTTTTTGCAGGCAGCCAAGGCAGCCGCCGCAGCCTCCAAGGAATCCCCCGCAGCCTCCTCCTCCAAGGACTCGGCCAGGAAGAAACGAAAGGTAAAAACCCAACCTAATTTGTTTGGTTGTTTGTTGCTATGAAACCTTTAATAAcaccaacatttatttttgttggccTTACCGGCCCAGAACGCAGTGTATCATCAGTAGTGTGTTTGGATATTTGATTATTGAACATTCGACTAATGGAGATGTTTTTTTGCAGGCAGCGACGGGTACATCGACTTGCTTGCTGCAAAAATTGAAGAAGGGAACAAAACAAAAGGGAATAAGGACCAGAGGAGAGGTGCTGACGGCAAATTTGgcaataaaaatttattggaCTGTTCCTGGAGGACCTGGTTGAAAAGCATGTTTACAGAATATCCAGGTGTGCTGTGCAAGTGCTCTTGTAATCATCGACCTTTGACTAGCGCACAAGCCTTAATAAAACACATAGAGAGAAAACACTATATCAATAATGTGGTATCATTTGGTGAGGAGGACCTGGAATTCACACCACCACAGTTTTAGctcacctcccccccccccccccccccccccaagtttAAATAAGTTGTTGAATCAACTTTGGAAATTCACCCCAAATTCAAATTGGAAATTCACCCTTGTCTAGTGGGTTCAACTATATTTTGTATGCTCTACCTATAGTAACCATATATCTTGATTTCCCAGAAACTTGTTGACGCTGCAATTGCACttcatataaatacatgttttggCATTCTATGTTATTTGTAAATGCTGTTTGtccttatattttgatatatccaGTTACTTTGTTCCTACTGTTTCGCAAGTATCTTGGCAATAATATCTCTTActactgtatattttgtatgaGAGTCAAACTGTAGAACTATGTGGGTTGAAGAATATCTCTTActactgtatattttgtatgaGAGTCAAACTGTAGAACTATGTGGGTTGAAGAATAAAAGTGTGCACtcaatcaaatattgtttttaggCCAATACTTTGTAAGATATACCAAGTGCACTTGTAATCCTCGACCTTTAGCTAGCGCACAAGCCTTAATAAAACACATAGAGAGAAATGACTATATCAATAATGTGGTATCATTTGGTGAGGAGGACCTGGAAATCACACTACCACAGTTTTAGCtcatctcccccccccccaaagtttAAATAAGTTGTTGAATCAACTTTGGAAATTCACCCAAAacgtttgggggggggggtatataggaatcactttgtctgtccgtctgtccgtctgtgcAGTTTTCCTGTCTGGTCCATAACTTTTATATGCCTTAATGAATCTTTATGAAACTTTGGGAGGTCGTTACATATAATTGTATCAGTTGGTGACTTTTGTAGTAACAAGGTGAACTTGCCATTAAAACTTAGGTATTGGTTATTATCAACGAGCCCAACGGAGTTAGAGAGGGTATATAGCGTTTGGTTCGTTCGTTAGTACGTACATGCGTACTTAAGTAATAGTCAGATTAAAGTTTTGGTTAAGGTGCATATCTCGGCAACTACAAGTGGTAGAGGGATTTGGTCAGTCGATACATCTTGGGTAGTAACCAACATCTGTACTGAAATTAGGTCACTTTGACTTACATTTTATGCTTGAGCAACTTAGGTTAAAGTTTCGGTTAAGGTGCATATCTCGGCAACTACAAGTGGTAGAGGGATTTGGTCAGTGGATACATCTTGAGCAGTAACCAACATCCAAACCCAAATTAGATCACCTTGACCTACAATTTGCGCTTGAGCGACTTAAAGTTTCGGTTAAGGTGCATATTCCAGTAACTACAAGTGGTAGAGGGATGATATTTGGTCAGTGGATACATCTTGGGTAGTAACTAATATCGGTACCAAAATGTAGGTCCACTGATTTGAGATTTTGTAAGTTACTGCTACAAACTATATACAA includes:
- the LOC128188616 gene encoding nucleolar protein dao-5-like produces the protein MPDGHVRVGLFPTLSETIVCQLGTVAELPRTATKSWKSGKKTAFRAAKAAAAASKESPAASSSKESPAASSSKDSARKKRKVANSPELEPPAASSSSEDSAGRQPSEKGTAAKAAAAASKESPAASSSKDSARKKRKVANSPELEPPAASSSSEDSAGRQPSEKGTAAKAAAAASKESPAASSSKDSARKKRKVKTQPNLFGSDGYIDLLAAKIEEGNKTKGNKDQRRGADGKFGNKNLLDCSWRTWLKSMFTEYPGVLCKCSCNHRPLTSAQALIKHIERKHYINNVVSFGEEDLEFTPPQF